A window of the Lactuca sativa cultivar Salinas chromosome 5, Lsat_Salinas_v11, whole genome shotgun sequence genome harbors these coding sequences:
- the LOC111892597 gene encoding uncharacterized protein LOC111892597, protein MSTPGSSSNPSEEAQSNTVPSGSQASTQPNVRAKKDPAWRMKQHLAGVPGAISACPSCPGDIKFVMKSSLDENAKKTKEKHAGVLSDMLGVNVDNMYDVIDDDDDDDVQATLQSKERWHDTDLALAMWFYDACIPMNAVNSPLFQIAMSKVASMGHGYMGPSYHAMCVTLLKDAKQSVQLIVDSYRRYWAENGCTIMGDGWRDTRQRPLINFMVYCAKGISFIKSVDASDIESNAQTLCNLFSEIVDIVGRQNVAHLVTDNAANYKATGRLLCEKYPSIVWSPCAAHCMNLIMKDMSEMREVADLVTLASRVTVFVYNHKWPLNWLRKRPGWTEIIRPGATRFGTAFIALKSLCDHKHDL, encoded by the exons ATGAGCACTCCTGGTTCAAGTTCCAATCCATCCGAAGAAGCCCAGTCGAATACCGTCCCATCTGGTTCACAAGCTTCTACTCAACCAAATGTTCGGGCAAAAAAGGATCCTGCTTGGAG AATGAAACAACACCTTGCTGGAGTGCCAGGTGCTATTTCAGCATGTCCAAGTTGTCCAGGAGATATAAAGTTTGTCATGAAAAGTTCATTGGATGAAAATGCCAAAAAAACAAAAGAGAAACATGCTGGTGTGCTTAGTGATATGTTGGGGGTGAATGTAGATAACATGTATGATgttattgatgatgatgatgatgatgacgttCAA GCAACATTGCAAAGTAAGGAAAGATGGCATGATACGGATTTAGCTCTTGCTATGTGGTTTTATGATGCTTGTATACCTATGAATGCTGTGAATTCTCCCCTTTTCCAAATAGCAATGAGCAAAGTTGCTAGTATGGGTCATGGATACATGGGGCCTTCATATCATGCTATGTGTGTCACATTGTTGAAAGATGCGAAACAGTCTGTACAACTTATAGTTGATTCCTATAGACGTTACTGGGCAGAAAATGGTTGTACAATTATGGGTGATGGGTGGCGGGATACAAGACAAAGACCCCTTATCAATTTTATGGTGTATTGTGCAAAAGGGATTTCATTCATCAAATCAGTTGATGCATCGGATATTGAGAGTAATGCCCAAACATTATGCAACTTGTTTAGTGAGATTGTTGATATTGTTGGTCGTCAGAATGTCGCTCATTTAGTCACTGATAATGCTGCAAACTATAAGGCTACAGGAAGATTGTTATGTGAGAAGTATCCGTCCATTGTTTGGTCTCCTTGTGCAGCTCACTGTATGAACTTGATTATGAAGGACATGTCGGAGATGCGTGAAGTCGCTGATTTGGTTACACTTGCATCGAGGGTTACAGTGTTTGTTTATAACCACAAATGGCCATTAAATTGGTTAAGAAAAAGACCAGGTTGGACAGAAATTATTCGTCCGGGTGCCACTCGTTTTGGTACTGCATTTATTGCATTGAAAAGTTTGTGTGATCACAAACATGATTTGTAA
- the LOC111892598 gene encoding uncharacterized protein LOC111892598: protein MVTSPDFKKVIRLEKEKEVKLIILNESFWNNCAIIVKVMTPMLRLLRICDSDEKPALGYVYEGMYRAKKGIKKLFRNNRELYTPYTNIIKNRWDRMLRKSLHAAAYWLNPIFQYDQENFSKKPEVVGGIMDMIERYSSAGTVDGLTLMDQLKLFREHEGSFGRKLAFASHNTTRPDEWWKLHGGDAPELQKFAIRILSQTASSSGCERNWSVFERIHTKRRNRLEHQRLNDLVYFHYNLRLQNRLKDYKKSYDPIDYESIDKIEFWVVDEIPEDELNYNELENMVEEEPPNYDESMMFESQVSQDDEEDDDGAVLEEIDIDSFR from the exons ATGGTCACCTCCCCGGATTTTAAAAAAGTGATTAgattagaaaaagaaaaagaagttaaGCTTATCATATTGAATGAAAGCTTTTGGAATAATTGTGCTATAATAGTAAAGGTCATGACTCCAATGTTGAGACTTTTACGGATTTGTGATTCGGATGAGAAGCCGGCTTTAG gtTATGTATACGAAGGGATGTATAGGGCAAAAAAAGGAATTAAGAAACTTTTTCGTAACAACAGAGAGTTGTACACCCCGTATACTAACATCATCAAAAATCGGTGGGATAGGATGTTGCGTAAGAGTCTTCATGCTGCTGCTTATTGGTTGAATCCAATATTTCAATATGATCAAGAAAATTTTTCTAAGAAACCAGAGGTGGTTGGGGGGATAATGGATATGATTGAGCGTTATAGCAGTGCTGGTACTGTGGATGGTCTAACTCTCATGGACCAACTAAAGTTGTTTCGTGAGCATGAGGGTAGTTTTGGTAGAAAACTTGCTTTCGCTTCTCACAATACTACTCGTCCCg ATGAATGGTGGAAATTACATGGTGGAGATGCTCCGGAATTGCAAAAATTTGCAATTCGAATTTTAAGCCAAACTGCTTCTTCTTCCGGGTGTGAAAGGAATTGGAGTGTCTTTGAGAGGATCCACACTAAAAGAAGGAATCGATTGGAGCATCAAAGACTTAATGACCTTgtttattttcattataatttGCGTCTACAAAATAG GCTCAAGGATTACAAAAAGTCTTATGATCCGATTGATTATGAAAGTATTGATAAAATCGAGTTTTGGGTGGTTGATGAAATACCGGAGGATGAACTAAATTATAATGAATTGGAAAATATGGTTGAAGAAGAACCACCAAACTACGATGAATCAATGATGTTTGAATCCCAAGTTTCTCAAG atgatgaagaagatgatgatggagCTGTGTTAGAAGAAATTGACATTGATTCATTTAGATGA